The stretch of DNA GCCATCGCCGGCCGCTGGGGCGCCATGTTCGGTGGGTTCGGCGTAGGAGCGGGATTCTTCTACGTTCCGACGATCCTTCCGACCATCGTGACGGGATTGCTGTAAGGGTTCGCTGAGATGGAGCGGCTGCGCGCCGCCTGGTTTCTCGCTACGGTGGAGACACCGGATCGCTGGGTCAACGATAACTGCACTTCAAACCGATACGTGCGTCTGGGGAGGGCGTTCATGAAAACGATCAGCAAACATGTAAAGAAATTCGCGTCGATGGCGATAGTTCTCGGCATGGTCATGTTCGCCAGCTTCGTGGTGCTGGCAATCCCGGCTCATGCCGGTGCGGATGCCACATTCACGCCGCTGGTGACGTTGATCACCAATTATATGCAGGGTTCGCTCGGTTTGTTGCTCGCCCTTGTGGCGGCCACCTATGGGCTGGTGTCGGCCATCGCCGGCCGCTGGGGCGAAATGTTCGCCGGGTTTGGCGTGGGAGCCGGATTCTTCTACGTTCCGACGATCATTCCGACCATCGTGACGGGATTGCTATAGCCGGTATTGAGATGGGGCGGCCGGGCCGCCCCATCTTTCTTCCCAAGGAGGGACTGCTGTGGGTACCTTTATCCCGAGATACATGGATGCGCTTCCCCAAATTCTTTGGTGGGAGTTGGATGAACTGGTGATTCTCTTTCTGTCTTTTTTCCTCGGTCTGATTACACGCCAGCTCACCACGCTCTTGATCGTCGGTGTCATTAGCACATTCATTCTTGCGAAGCTCAAGAACGGCAAGAGTGATGGCTTTATTTTTCATTTGGCCTATTGGTATGGCGTTCCGTCTTTTGCGATCAAAGGCGTGCCTTCAGGGGCGATTCGGGAGTTCGTTGAGTAGGAGACTGTGATGAAAATCGAACTGTGGAAATCATTGTTGCATACCAGGCAGATGCTCATCGTGTTTATGGCGTTGATCATCCTTCTATTGTCTGGTGCGTTGGTAACCAACGGCATCTTTCGAAGCCATGAAGTGCTTCACATCGTGCCGATGCAGATTCAGCAGGCGTACTCGGCGAGTGCCATGGATGGGGATGAACAGTATCGGAAGGCCATCGCGCTCTCGCTATTGCCATGGATTGCCAATGTCACTCCCGCGTCAGTCGAATACACCCATAAATTGTTCATGAGTTATGTCCCTCCAGATTTGTACGGGGTCATGGGAGAGTCGCTCGGAGCTGAAGCGGTGTATGTGAAGAAACATAACTTGAACCGAGTGTTTTTCCCAACAGCGACTCGGGTGAGCGGAGACGAAATCATCATTCAGGGAATGGAGCGCCGGTTTGTTGGCAAAACTGAAACCCAAGAGGAAGAACGTGAATATCACATCAAGCTGCGTTTTCAAGACTGGAAGCCGTGGGTTGTTGCTGTGCGTGGTATCCATCTGGATCGCACTAACAACGCCGATGGAAAGTCTGGCGAGTCAGAGGCTGGTCATAACGGGTGACAGTCCGCAGCAGATCGTCCTCTCCAGTCGTGATCTGAACGTGCTTGTGTTTCCCAGCCAGGTCACGAGCGCTGTGACCTCAAAGACGGACCTCCAGGCTGACAAAGATGGTCGGAATGTGATCGTCCGTGCGCGAACCGGGCCTGCCGATTTAATCATCACGGCAGGTTCCCTCACCTACGTGTTTGAAATCACTGTTCGGCCTGCGCTGAGCGCGCAGATGATCAATATCGATGACTTTCGCGGTGCCGCTATGGATCGTGACGCGGATCCGATCCGACATGCAGCTGACTACCAAGATGGGTTACTCGAAGTCATTAACCTTGTGGCGAAGGGTTCGATTCCAAAAGGTTACTTTGCCTCGACGATCCCTCAAGAATTTTATCCCAAGTGGCTCGAACTCAAAGTGTTGAATGCGGTCGAGTACAGAGGGCCGAAGTACCGTGTCACCGTCTATGTGCTCGAGAACATCGCGCAGACCAAGTACACGATTCGTCAGCCTGAATTCTACACCGGTCGTCAAAAAGCCATTGCGCTTGATCGTCAGGTTGTCGAACCGGGTGAGCGTGTAGAGATTCTGATTACCGATGATACGCCTCCTATTCGAGAAAAGGCGGCACCGAAGATCGATCCAGATTCCAAGAACTAGTTTGGGAGTAGGGGGGAGATTTGCACCATGACGACCTTATCCGGACAGACTGGCCCGGTGTTACAGCCGGGCGATCCCATCAAAGCGGAAAAGACGACCCCATCGTCGAAAACCTTAGTGACCGCGGCTGTGGTGATCGGATTTGTTGCCCTGGCGATCGTACTGAGTCAATTTCGTACTCCGCCCGATGCTGTAGTCGCGACAAAGGCACCAAAGACGATCTCTATTGATACTGAAAAGGTTGACAAGGAGATCTTCCTCAAACAGGCCGGTTCCCGGATTGAGGCGTTGGAAGTAGAGAATGATGTGCTGCGTCGAACACTGGATCTTGACCATAAAACTCAAGATGAGATCAGAAAACAGATCTCTGATTTATCAAAGCAGATCGGGAGTGTCCAGCGTTCCGGCGGAGTGACATTCGCGCCCGGCGATGGTAAGGGCGCTCGGCCGTCCGGCATGCCTCCGCTGCCGCCTCCATTGGCCCCTGGAGGGGCGTCTGTACAGCCAGCGGCCTTTCCTCTTCCGAAGGGTGGTGTACCTGGTGCACTTCCAGCAGGGCGTCCGGGCGCAACGGGTGTTCAGGCCGGTGGGGCCGTTGACCTTCCACAAGATGGGATCCGTGTGCTCTTTAAGACTGATCCTGCGACGGTGAAGAAAGCCTCTGAGAAGAAACTGTGGTTGAACACCGGCGCGATTATCCCGGTCAAATTGTTGTCCGGGATGGATGCCCCCGCGAAAACTGCGAGTGGGGCCGGTGCTGGTGGAGCCTCACAAAACAGTCCCTATCCCGTGTTGATGGTCGTTCGGGATCTCATGAAGCTCCCGAATGAAGTCATGGTCGATGCTCGTGAGTGTTTCATCCTTGGTGAAGGGGTGGGGGAACTCTCGAGTGAGCGTGTGCAAATACGAGGTACTGCGATCTCGTGTGTCAAGCAGAATGGCGAAGCCGTCGACCTTGATCTGAGAGGATTCGTCAACGGTGAAGACGGCAAGCTCGGCTTGCGCGGCCGAGTCGTGATGAAAGAGGGTGCATTACTGGGTCGGACGCTACTGGCTGGTTTCGTTTCAGGGATTTCACAGGCATTTATGCCGTATCAGCAAGGGTTCGTTATCGCTCAAAGCCCCAACCAGGCATTTAATCTTCCTTCAGCCGGTCCGCTTGCCATGGCCGGGGCAGCGGGCGGCATGGGACAAGCGGCTCGGTTTCTCGCCCGACATTACAGCATGATGGCTGCCTCGGTCTTTCCGGTGATCGAGATCGATGCCCAACGTGAGGTGGACTTCATTGTCGGGACTGGTCGCGAACTGGTGGATTACTTCCTGTAACGGCGTGAGTTCGTCGGGCAGTCATTATTGAAGGGGGTTCATATGTCGACAACAAAAAGAGTGGGTGTTGGATTGACAGTCGCGGTGATGGTGGTCTGTGAGGTCATCGCATTCGGTCAAGTTTCCCAAGGGAGTGAACGGAGTGATGTACCGCAAATGCTCCAATCCACAATGGAACAGAAGTTTCCGGGAATGAAACTGCGTCGCGTGGCGAAGACTGAAATCCCGAGTTGGTATCTCGTTGAGACTGAGTCGGATAGTCCGGAAGGGCTGTGGTACGTCCATGAGAGTGGTCGGTATGTGTTAGCAGGCGGGATGTTTGACATTCAACTTGGTCGCAACGTGACTCAGGAATATCTGAGAGAGCGGGAGCGCAGAGTGCTTGATTCACTGGATCTGAGCAAGACGATCCTCCTCCAGCCTGAGTCCCCGAAGATTACAAAACCTCTTTTAGTTGTCGATGATCTGGACTGCCCGGTTTGTCAGAAGCTGCATCCGGAAATCAAGAAGCTGGTTTCCTCAGGGATTCCTGTCGCCGTTCTGCTGCATCCCCTGACCACGATTCACCCCGATGCCTATCGGAAATCAGTGGCGGTCTGGTGTTCTTCTGACCGTGCTGCCTCGCTGGATAAGGCCTTGACTGCTCAGCCTATCGAGAATCCAGCACAGCTTTGTCAGCATCCGGTTGATGACATTTTGAAGTTTGGCCGGCGCCTCAAATTGCACAAGACTCCTACTGTGTTCCTGCCGAGCGGTCAACGTCTGGAAGGATTTGTCTCAGCAGAGCAATTGTTATCGATGCTTCAACTCGATGCGTCCAAACCGTGATCTGAGGCTGTGTTTGTCCTCAAAGGAGTAACGTCCCATGATGTCCTCTCGCAGGCAAGTCAATCTTCTGGGCTATGAGTCCATGCACCAGTTCTTCTTTCCGGTTGTGAAGGGGCTCGCCCTCCTCTTGTTGGGGACATTGACTGCGTGCGGAGGGGGGTACCAATCAGATTTCTCGTGCAAAGGCTACCCGGATCAGGCGATTTGCGAATCGGTTTCCATGGCGTATGCGAATCGGTTTGATAAACCGGCAATGGTGACTGAGAAACATGGAGGCAATTCCTCATCTGATCATGGGGATTCGAAAGCTGCGCAGGATCTCCCGTTGCCGGTGAATGGCGCCTTTGCTGGTCGAGCGGAATCCTTTCTCGGCAAGCCGATCGTGACCCCTGCGAAGACTCTCCAGGTGTGGATCGCGCCATGGCAGGATGCGAAGGGTCGTCTCCACGAAGCGACGATTGTCTATCAAGTGGTAGAAGGTCCCCGATTTGTTTATGGACATCAATTTGGAGGCAAGGGAGCAGCCGCGTCATCCTATGGTCGATCTCGCGAGTTTATCCCTCGGAACTCCCGAATGGTGGAGCCGCCGAGTACTCGCAATCGTGCGGGTGGTCCGGCTACGGCTTCAGGTTTGTCGGCGGTTCAATCTCATGAGCCAACCGGAGGTCCAACGGGTGGAGCGGAACATCCGCCTACGATGTCTCCTCTGCCACAGGGTTTGCCGCAAATGCCGGTTCCTGGTGGGGCGTCTCCGTACATGCTGGAGGATGGACCCCTGGGATTACCGACAATGCCATAAGTTGATCGTGGGAAGTCGTGGGGGGGCCTCCATTGTTATGGGCTAAGAACAAGAAAGGTAGGACATGTCGACCATACTAGAAACTCGCGTGAAACAGACAGTTGAGCGGACCTCGTTGAGTGAATGGCTTCCCTATGAGGCTTACGACGAGAAGAATCGTGTCTATCGAATGGATGATGGCCGCATCGGAATCCTATGGGCCAGCCGACCGATCTTAGGGCTTGATGAAGGGCGGATTCAAAAGCTGACCAACTTGTTTGAGTCGGATCTTCCTATCGGAACCACCTTTCAATTCATGCTCCATGCGTCCCCTATAATCGAACCGTGCTTGGATCAGCATGTGGTGCTTGCCGAACGGGGGACTCAGAGCCCCGAACATCATGCTGCTGCCCGTGCCAAGAAGGAGTTTTATCTGCACGCGAGAGATACATCTCTGATTCCAAATCCTCCCCTAAAGCCTCGTGACATCACACTCTATGTCTCCATTACGATGCCGGTAAAGGATATCAATCCTGATGGGTGGGACGAAGAATCGGTCTATCAGGCCTTAGATGGGATCGAAGAACAGCTTCGCACGATGGGACTGTTGCCTCAGCGTGTACCTCCGCTCCAGTTTCTCTGGCTACTTCATGTCTTATTGAATCCCGGCCATTCATGGAACGATCGTCCCCCTGGCTACTCAGATGAGATTCTCCTTCGTGATCAAGCCGTGCGGTTGGATACGGTGATGAACGTCAAAACCAAAATGCTGGAACTTGACAATAAATTCGTCAAGACCATGACCATCCAATCGTGGCCCCTTCATTGGCACGGAGGGCGTAATCGGGAGTTCATCGGTAGCTTGATGAAGCTGACCGATCAGCTCATTTGCCCCTTCTTCATCACATTAAACGTACTGAAGTTGGATCAAGTTTCAGAAAAGGCACGATTCAACAAGAAACATCTGGTGATCTCCAATCAAGCTAAAGGGTTGTTTCTGAACCTCATTCCCGTGTTTCGCTCAAAGCTCGAACATTCCAATGCGATGGCGGTAGAGATCGAGAATAGTCGTCAGTTTATTGGCCAGTTTTTCCAAGTGGCGATCTATGCCGATTCTCCTCGGCAGGCGCAACAACAAGCGGACTCCATGAAGTCCATCTATCGCGCGATGGATATCAATCTTCAGGACGATTTCTTCATTGGCTTGAAGATTTTCCTCTGCGGCCTGCCGATGGCGTTGCCTTCTGACGCCAAGCTTTTGCGGGATGGGTTGCGCCGACTCAAGACGGTGCACACCGCTGTTCCCGCGCATTGTGCGCCATTGGTGGGGGATTGGAAGGGGGGCGGCTCCCCGGTCCTCTTATACACGTCCCGCTCCGGACAGGTTGTCTCACTCGATCTCTTTGCGAATCAACAAGGTAATTATAATTTTTCGGCGATTGCGACGTCCGGTGCCGGAAAGTCGTTCTGGATGAATGACTTGATCGAGAACTATCTGCAGGTGGGTGGGCGTGGATGGATTATCGATGCCGGGTATAGCTACGTCAAACTATGTGAACTTCGCAAGGGCCAGTATATCCAATATGCGAAGCAAGGGGCGAAGCTGTGTTTCAACCCATTCTCCAAGCTCGTGCATTGGGGTGATGGCTCCAGCGCCTATGACGATGATTATGCCGATGAGATGGAGCGAGCAAAGGATCGTGCAGATGAATTCTGGTCGTTGGTTGCGATCCATGCCCAGATGGTGAGTCCGTCGCAGAAACTGAACGATGTACAGATGGCCCTCCTCGAGGAAGCCATTCAGTTCGTCCTTCAGGACGAAGGCAATAGTGGAACGCCCACGCACGTAATGATGCGTCTTCGAGAATCGAAGGATGATCGCGCACAGGATATGGCGTTAGTTCTGCAGAAGTTTTCCAAGGGCGGTATGTACGAGCATCTGTTCAATCGGGTGAACAATATCAATTTTGAAAATGATTTGGTGGTGATGGAGATGGACGGGCTAGGAGACCAGAAAGCTCTAGGCTCTGTCCTCCTGCTCTCGGTCCAGATGAGCATTCAAAGCGCCATGTTTGAAAAAACGAATAAAGGACGCCGTAAGTTCTTGGTCATGGATGAAGCGTGGGATCTCCTCTCGGATGGGGGAAACTGCGGTCCGTTTTTCGAAAAGGCTGTGCGCCGGGTCAGAAAATATGGGGGATCGATTGGAACCATTACCCAGAACATTGATGACTATGACGTGAAGATGAAGGAAGTCGGGATGGCTCTGTTGGGGAATTCCGATTTCAAGCTCCTACTGAAGCAACATCCCGAGAGTATCGAAAGCATGCGGCGTACTGGAAAGATCAAGCTGAACGATTTCGAGTATTCCCTTTTGGAGAGCGTGGACCGGGGAAGGGGATATTCGGAGATCTTTGCCATCACGCCCTTTGGTCGAGGTGTTGTCCGCCTGGTGGTCCCACGACAGACCCAGTTGCTCTACACGACCGATCCCGATGAACTCCATATGATTGCACAGGTTCGAAAGGAACATGGCGAGGATCTGAGTATTACCGAGGTCATCAAGATCATGATTCAAGAGGAACACCGTCGGAGCGGTCAATCAGCGCGGACTACTTAGTTGGTGCCGTCTGGGAGGAATGTGATGAATGCAGATATGGTTGTCACGCAACCCAAAATACAGGTAGCCGGCAGGATTACTCGCTGGATCGATGAGCATCCTCGTGTGTTTTGGGGAATGGTCTTTGTCTATGCGGCGATCTTTACGTTGGCCGCTATTTCTCCTTGGTATCAAATTCATATGCGAGATCAGGAGAGCTGGCCGTTTCATACGGTGTTCTTGATTAAGAAGGGGAGGTTGCCTGAACGCGGGGAGTTGGTAGCTTTCCAGCTACGGGAGGAATACGTCGAGCGCATTGAACCCCATGCTCCGAGAACACAAATACCCGTGAATACGATGTGGATGAAGCGAGTCTTGGGTATGCCTGGGGATCGGGTGGATGTTGTTGAGAATCAAGTGGTGATCAACGGACAACCGGTTGCGTCTGGACTCGGTCGTGATCGTTTTGGTGTTCCGATCTACCTCACGAGTTTCCGCGGGGAGATTCCACTACATCAGTATTATGTCTCTCTTCCTCATCCGCGGTCTTTTGATTCGCGATATTACGGGATGGTGAAAGAAAGTGACGTGATCGGTCTTGCAGTTCCCTTGTTCTAGTCTATCTCGTAAACCTGGGTGTGGGACTTGTTTCGGGGATTCTTCGCCCAGGCGATTCGGCCTCTTGCTCTTACGCCGGGGCACGGTCTTACAGTTCTTGATCATAGCTACATGTCCACGTTGTTCTAGGAGGTTCGTTCAATGATGCCGCTGCATCTCCTTGTAGCCAATCTGGTTCTGGGTCTCGGTATTGTTTCTTCCTGGCCGGTTCTGGCTGGGCAAATGACTCCAAGTCAAACACCATCAGAAAAGACCCATCAACAGATCGCTTCTGAAATTGCGCGATATTCAAGGCAGCACGTACAGCAGACGATGCCGTCGAAAACACCGAAAGAGATGCGGAAGGATGGCGTGTATTTGCTCGTGTCGTTCTCAATGCCTGAAGAAACTCTCAAAGAGTACTTCCGTCAAGCAAAGCAGCTGGGCGCGCGTGTGCTGATTCAGGGCCTGGTGAACAATTCCTTTAAGGAAACACAGACCCGAATCATGCGGATTTATATGACAGCTGAAAATCAGCCCGATGAGTCGACACATGCCGGTATCGCCATTGATCCTGTGATATTTCGGAAAGCGTCCGTGTCGGGAGTTCCAGCGTTAGTCTTTTGGTCTGAGGATCATTATTGGATGGCCTCAGGGGCGGGGAGCGTTGAGTACTTGCTTCGTGTGCTTGCGAGACATGATCGGCAATTAGATTCTTGGGTGGGTTGGTTAGAGCGGCGTCAGCAGGGCTTTTTGCAAGGAGGGCCAACGACAGAACCCAGACCGAAGCTTCCTGCGATAAGTGCGAATTACAAGGTCGCGGGTGAATACCAAACCTTCCAGATTGCTGAGCGGGACATGATCACAATGATGAAGGAAGGCATTGCGAAGGTTGACTGGGAGAAGGTGAGACAACACGAAGAGGAGATTCTCAAGGGGAAGCTTCATCGGGGACCAGGGCTGAAGATCCCTGATGCTCAATCACCCAGGACCTTCCTCGTCGATATGACCATGGAGTATCCGGAAGACATTACAGATCCGACGTCCAAAACAATCTTGGTGAAGGCAGGCGCTCGTGTCAATCCGTTACAGAAGGTGAAGTGGCCTTATGCGATGATCTTTCTCAATGCCGACAATCAGGATCAGGTGCGTTGGGCTCGACGGTATCTCGATGCACACGATCGGATGTATGTGAAGGTGGCTGTGACCGAAGGGGATATTGCTGAAGCGATGAAGGCGCTTGAACACCGGGTCTATTGGGCCGATACGTATCTGCTGCAACGGTTTGGTGTGGTGGCCGTGCCCAGTGTGGTCAAGCAAGAGGGGGAACGGTTGAAGGTACAGGAGTATGCGTTGCGATGATGACCCAAGCCGTGAATGAACCTAGCTGGTTGATGAATGCACGCTGGTTCGGTGTTCTGAAGCGGGGTGTCCTTAGCGTGATTCTGGTTATTCTCTGCGGTCTGCCTTTCTCGGGGGTAGTGGCTCCAGACACTGCCGAAGCCTTTTGTCAGACGAGCACCAATGTTCTTGCCAGCTCGCTCGCTACGACATGTTGGGAGTGTATGTTTCCCATTAGCATGTCGGGGTTCACGCTCTTTAATGCTGGTGAGGACTATACCGTTCCGGCGGTTGGACCAGGACGAGCCCCGTACTACGGGTCTGTTTTGTGTGGTTGTATTTGCTTCAACGGTGTCTGTATCCCCGGACTTCCCTTCGGCATCTGGGAGCCCAAAAACCTGATTGAAGTGGTGCATGATCCCCTCTGTTTCCCGTCGTTGGGAGTGTCGCTGACGGGTGGATTCACCCATATTGGGCGCGGGTCTGAATCGACCCAGATGGACGATACGGAACTGAATCACTCCTTTTGGAATGTTCATTATATCTCCTATCCCCTTTGGTTTCTGATCGGTATTGGGCTCGATATCGCTTGTCTCAATCCGGGGGGGATCGCGGATGAGATTGATGTCGTGTTCATCTCCGAGATTGATCCGTCCTGGAACGACGACATTCTCAACTTGATGCTGTTTCCCGAGGCGTTGCTCATTGCAAATCCGATTGCGCTCAGTGCATGTGCGGCCGATTCACTCGCTTCGTCCTTAGGATTTCCCATCGATGCCTTGTTTTGGTGTGCAGGGTCACAAGGATTTCTCTATCCTCCGGATGGCAACCATTCAGGTGCTGGTACGGATCTCGGTCCCGCTGCATTGTCGGGATTTCATATGTTGTCCAAGCTCGCGCGCGTAGGTGCGGAGGCGTATACCGCCGGCAATGGAGCTCTGATCTGCGATGACTTTCCGACAGGGCTTATCGTGAAGAGCCAGTACAAGTATCAATTGATCTATCCCATTCCAAATACCGGGACGATAGGACCGTGCTGTCAGCCGGTTGGTCGAACCCTCATGATGTGGGGTCTGAATAAATCCATCCCTGCAGTCGGTGAGGATTATGTGTTCCTACTATGGAAGCTCCAGCGATGTTGCATGCTGTAACCCGTGTCGCCGGGAAGGGGAGGTGAGATGATGCGAGCTAGTTTTGGTAAGGCGGAAGTCGGTTTCCGCATCCTTACCATTTCTGTGGTCTTTCTCCTCCTACAAGTCGTGAGTGTCTTAGCCGAAGTCTTTCCCGGTACGATGGATTACATCGATCATTCACGCGAAGGGTGGTTTTTCTACAAAGACCCTCCGGTACAGATGGACGAGGAGGATGACGATGAAGAGATGCCTCCACAGCTCAAGATGCTTCCTGGAGATATTTGGTCGGACCCTGCCAAGCATCGGCCGTTGCTGAAGAAGCTTCCCATTGATGGGATGAATCTCGAACGGCTGCCGGCGATGTTTCTCAAGGAGCTGGTTGACGCGAAGAAAGAAATGGCCTTAGACCTTCCCACCGTCCCCAATGTGACGGAGTACATTAAAGTTCAGCAGGCCGCATTCGATCGGTCGCAGAGGTTTACGGATGCGTATCAGGTGGCGATGTATACGAATCCACAATTGGATTCATCGACGAAGCATCCGACCTCGACCTACGGGCATCAGATCGAAGCTGAGGTCACGAAACAGCAAGAAGAAGCATTGCTCGCGAGTGCGTCCGAAGAGGCCGGCCTGTTCTTCTTTTTCACGTCGACCTGCCCCTACTGTAAAGAGCAGGCCAAGATCGTCAAGCTCTTTGCCGATCAGTACGATCTGAAGATATTCCCCGTGTCGCTCGATGGTCAAGGTCTTCCTGAGTATCCACGGCCGGTCCGGGACAATGGGATGGCCGATAAGATTGGTGTGCATATGGTCCCGACGATCTATCTCGCGATCCCGCACGACAACTTCTTGAAACCCATTGGCGCTGGGCTGATGACGCTCAACGATTTACGAGAAAGAGTGTTGGTTCTTCTTCAGAAGAAGGACCTACTGCTTCAAGAACAGAAACGCAGTTCCTAACCACACGAGGATGCATGATCGGACGCACTATTTGTATTTGGTTCTGTGTGCTGACGTTACTTCTTCTCCCTGTCTTGTCTGAGGCGCAGAGCCTCGATTCTTCTCTGCAAAACATGTTTACGTCCTGGGGTACTGGGGTCACCACACCTCCGGGGTCATATCAGAGCCAGAGCAAGGGGTACTTTAGCGGGGGCGGCGTCTCCGTTCGTACGTTCCAAAACAGCTTTAACGTGTTTTCAGTTGCTCCCCCACGCCTCAGCGTCGGGTGTCAGGGAATCGACGTGTACTTGGGGGCGTTCTCGTATGGAAAGCTCAGTCGGTACGTGAATCTTTTGACGCAGATTGGAACGAGTGCCGTTCTGGGCTATGCGTTTCAACTT from Nitrospira sp. encodes:
- a CDS encoding conjugal transfer protein TraF; this translates as MMRASFGKAEVGFRILTISVVFLLLQVVSVLAEVFPGTMDYIDHSREGWFFYKDPPVQMDEEDDDEEMPPQLKMLPGDIWSDPAKHRPLLKKLPIDGMNLERLPAMFLKELVDAKKEMALDLPTVPNVTEYIKVQQAAFDRSQRFTDAYQVAMYTNPQLDSSTKHPTSTYGHQIEAEVTKQQEEALLASASEEAGLFFFFTSTCPYCKEQAKIVKLFADQYDLKIFPVSLDGQGLPEYPRPVRDNGMADKIGVHMVPTIYLAIPHDNFLKPIGAGLMTLNDLRERVLVLLQKKDLLLQEQKRSS